In Phaseolus vulgaris cultivar G19833 chromosome 10, P. vulgaris v2.0, whole genome shotgun sequence, a single genomic region encodes these proteins:
- the LOC137817911 gene encoding uncharacterized protein has translation MAGSKVEQERMQADLTASQARNDELHHANEELRRGWRGRDEPEAASPPREFTTPFSQAILETTIPNTFTGPKATFTGVEDPEAHLTAFHTQMLLVGGSDAMRCKLFMSTLTGMAMDWFISLPEGYITSFAQLSRLFREQYLANRASAPVSYDLFDVKQFQGETLKEYINRFGAQVVKVGTTDEPMIVYAFRKGVRPGSFGNSLNCKLPKTFVEIRTQPVRVHEATTERKNPDRKRTCETRRTQAKGRAEGKREGSRPLRHNFGMELKDLIAVPNIADRWRPPVKSDKVLGPHKESWCEFHEAFGHYLNNCLALGYQLDDLIKSGFLKDYLAEKQTGQSSSSQPASSEGQQHEVPIHGEIHTIAGGFSGGGCTASQHKKYVRSVMSVEVFEDHSPDVDITFTKEDLRDVVPHDNDPIVISFVTTGRMVHRALVDQGSSADVMFWPTFEKLQLSTD, from the exons ATGGCAGGCTCAAAggtggagcaggagcgcatgcaggcggatctgaCAGCCTCTCAAGCAAGAAACGACGAGCTCCACCACGCCAATGAGGAATTACGCCGTGGATGGCGAGGCAGAGACGAGCCTGAGGCTGCATCCCCACCCAGGGAATTCACAACGCCGTTTTCACAGGCAATTCTGGAGACAACGATTCCCAATACGTTCACGGGACCCAAAGCGACCTTCACAggggtggaggatcctgaggcacacctcacggcgttccacacacagatgttgCTGGTAGGCGGTTCAGACGCCATGAGgtgcaagcttttcatgagcaccttgacgggaatggctatggattggttcatcagccttccagaaGGCTACATCACGTCTTTCGCCCAGCTCTCGCGGctattcagagaacagtatttaGCCAATAGGGCCTCAGCCCCAGTTTCGTACGACCTTTTCGACGTGAAACAATTCCAAGGTGAAaccctgaaggaatacataaACCGTTTTGGAGCGCAAgtggtgaaggtgggtaccacCGATGAACCTATGATTGTATACGCATTCAGGAAGGGGGTACGACCCGGGTCTTTCGGTAATTCGCTTAACTGCAAGCTTCCCAAAACCTTTGTCGAG ATACGCACGCAGCCCGTCAGGGTTCATGAAGCTACCACAGAAAGAAAGAACCCAGATAGGAAGCGCACCTGTGAGACAAGGAGAACCCAAGCCAAAGGGCGAGCAGAAGGGAAAAGGGAAGGAAGTAGGCCACTAAGACACAACTTTGGAATGGAACTCAAAGATCTCATCGCagtgcccaacatagccgacAGGTGGAGGCCGCCGGTAAAatctgacaaggtgctgggacctcacaaggaatcatggtgcgaattccatGAAGCGTTCGGACATTACCTTAACAACTGTTTAGCGTTGGGTTACCAGTTGGACGACCTCATAAAGAGTGGCTTCCTTAAAGACTACCTGGCAGAGAAGCAGACAGGACAATCGTCAAGTTCACAACCAGCGAGCAGTGAAggacagcagcacgaggtgcccattcacggtgagattcacaccatagctggtgggtTCTCGGGGGGTGGGTGCACCGCGTCACAACATAAGAAGTACGTAAGGTCCGTAATGTCAGTAGAGgtttttgaggatcactcgcccgatgtggacattacgttcaccaaagaagacctcagggacgttgtgccccacgacaacgatcccatcgTGATCTCATTTGTCACAACGGGAAGGATGGTCCATCGAGCGTTGGTTGACCAAGGGAGTTCGGcggatgtgatgttttggccgacctTCGAAAAGTTACAGTTGTCCACAGATTAG
- the LOC137817910 gene encoding uncharacterized protein, protein MTDLPIQKVLKKPDVAGRMIKWAVELSEFDVRYEPRGPIKGQIFADFVVELSAETTNSAGSNDRWVLSVDESSNQLGSGAGVILEGPNGVLIEQSLRCAFKASNNQTEYEALIAGILFAKEMGVKVLMAKSDSLLITGQVTGEFQAKDPQMAAYLEYVQELRRSFALFEVVHVPKEQNARADLLAKLASSGKGGRQRIVIQETLKIPRAFAADHQVLQVCKSTEGIARSHRSLTQETLRAARVRAHLVEEVKTTRVYAVYQPDTWITPYQRYMADGVLLVDPTEARKKLCEDIGTQQVFASVEHPQTNGQVESANRVLLRGLKRRLEKAKGSWAEEVPRIVWAYHTTNQSGTHKTPFSLVYGCDAMIPVEIQESSPRFQNFVAEDSNAERRMNLDLLDEVREEARVKAEAVKRRVERKYNSRMKSRRFRDGDLVMRKAHQYEMQNKLSPKWTGPFRITEALGNGAYRLETLEGGAIPRTWNATHLKFYYS, encoded by the exons atgactgacttgcccatccaaaaggttctaaagaaaccggatgtagctgggaggatgataaaatgggcggtggagttgtcagagtttgatgtCAGGTATgaaccccgaggaccgatcaaggggcaaatcttcgccgactttgtggtcgagctatcCGCTGAAACAACAAATAGCGCCGGAAGTAATgatcgttgggtactctcggttgaCGAATCGTCCAACCAGCTAGGTAGTGGagctggagtcattctggagggacccaacggcgtgttaatagaacaatccctgaggtgtgccttcaaagccagcaataatCAGACGGAATATGAAGCATTGATTGCCGGTATTCTATTCGCAAAGGAAATGGGGGTGAAGGtactgatggccaagagcgactcttTGCTGATCACCGGACAGGTGACCGGCGAATTCCAAGCCAAGGATCCACAGATGGCGGCTTACCTAGAGTATGTACAGGAGTTAAGAAGGTCTTTTGCGTTGTTCGAAGTAGTGCACGTACCGaaggagcagaatgcccgagctgacttgcttgccaagctcgccagttcgggcaaggggggcaggcaaaGGATTGTTATACAAGAAACTCTAAAGATACCTCGGGCGTTCGCAgcagaccaccaggttcttcaaGTTTGCAAGTCGACGGAAGGGATAGCAAGGAGTCATCGATCGTTAACTCAGGAAACCTTGAGGGCAGCGAGAGTCAGGGCGCATCTAGTAGAGGAAGTGAAGACAACGCGGGTTTACGCCGTCTACCaaccagacacatggataacaccGTACCAGCGGTACATGGCAGACGGCGTCCTCCTagtggatccgacggaggccagaAAG aagctgtgcgaggatATTGGGACGCAACAGGTGTTTGCCtctgtggagcacccacaaacgaatgggcaagtggagtcggccaatcgggttttgctgagaggactgaagaggaggttggagaaagccaaggggtcttgggctgaggaagttccccgcatagtatgggcatatcataccaccAATCAATCGGGAACCCAcaaaaccccgtttagcttggtatatgggtgcgatgcgatgatcccggtcgaaatccaggaaagctcgccgagattccagaacttcgtggcagaAGACTCGAACGCCGAAAGGAGAATGAATTTAGATTTGttggacgaagtcagggaggaggcaagggtaaaggccgaagcagtaaaaagaagagttgaacgcaAGTACAACTCCAGGATGAAATCAAGGCGATTTAGAGatggcgacttggtgatgaggaaggcccaccaatACGAGATGCAGAACAAGCTGTCGCCCAAATGGACGGGaccattcagaataaccgaagcactcggaaACGGCGCTTACCGCCTAGAAacactggaaggaggggcgattcctcgcacctggaacgccacccatctcaagttttattacagttaa